The DNA segment TCTTTTTAATCAGGTACTGGGCCAGCTCCTGCGGTATCTTACCGTAATAGCTGGTAAGTGATAAGAGATTGAGTTGAAAATAACAGCCGGCCTCTTTCAGCTCATCATACCATTGCTTCCGGGAAACCAGGTAGTTATATCGCTCGGGATGAGCCAGAATGGGCTTATAACCTTTTATCTGCATTTCAAATAAGGTCTCTTTTACATTCATCGGGGTAGTAACAAATGAAAACTCGACCAATACCCAGTTATCTTTTATTGTGAGCAGGGGAACGTCCTTTCTCAACAATCCATCAAAATGATCGTCCAGGAAATATTCTGCTGCCGCTCTGACAGGAACACCCATGCGCTCCCCTTGCAGGGATTGCTGTAACTGTCTGTGGGCATTTCCGATACTGTCTGTATCATTCTGATGCACACCCCACATAATATGTGGCGTAGTAACAAATTGCTGATAGCCCAGTTGCTGTAAGCCTTTTATCAGTTCCAGGGAAGTAGCGCCATCAGGGCTGCCATCGTCTATTCCCGGTAACAGGTGCGAGTGCATATCGGTACCCAATGCACTCAGGTCAACGCTACCACTGTTCTTTTTCCTGAAAATAGAGAACATGCCAATGTTTTGTTGTGTATTATTAAATTGGCAAGCAATAGTTGCTAAGCCACCGGCTCAGCTTTTACAAAATCGTTGTATACTTTTTGTATCCCTGCATGTAATGCTGTCTTCGCCTTCCAGCCCATACTATGCAGCTTTGTTACATCCATCAGTTTGCGGGGCGTACCATCCGGCTTACTCAGGTCATGTTGTATTTCGCCCTTATAACCTACAATATCTTTTATCAGTAATGCCAGTTCTTTGATAGTTACGTCTTCTCCGACACCAATATTCACAAATCCTTCTTCATTATAGGTCTGCATGAGAAAATAGCAGGCGTCGGCCAGGTCATCTGCATGCAGAAACTCACGCCGCGGATTTCCTGTTCCCCACATCACTACAGCCGGTTCATTGTTGACTTTGGCTTCATGGAATTTGCGGATCAGGGCCGGCAATACATGTGAATTATTGAGGTCATAATTATCATTCGGACCATATAAATTGGTAGGCATGACGGAAATGAAATTACAGCCATACTGGGCCCGGTAAGCATCACACATTTTAATACCGGCAATCTTTGCAATAGCATAAGGCTCATTGGTAGGTTCCAACAAACCCGTTAAGAGATATTCCTCTTTCAATGGCTGGGGAGCCAGTTTGGGATAAATGCAGGATGATCCCAGGAATAGGAGCTTTTTAACTCCCTGTACATAGGAAGCATGGATCACGTTGCTCTGGATCATTATATTTTCATAAATGAAATCCGCCCTGTATACATTATTGGCCTGTATACCGCCTACTTTGGCGGCTCCCAGAAAAACATAATCAGGCTTTTCTTTGGCAAAAAACTCATCTACAGCCTGCTGGTTGCGAAGGTCTAGTTCCCCGGATGTTCGCAAAAGCAGGTTGGTAAACCCCTCGCCTTTCAGCTTACGCACAATAGCTGACCCTACCATACCACGATGCCCTGCTACATATATCTTATCTGACTTATTCATAAGTTACAACTGGTAATAGCTTGCAAAATTAGCTCATTATTATTCAAACTGGTTACGCACGTAATAACCAGAATCCTTCAGTAAAACTTCTTTTCTGAATAGCTCTACATCATTGACTACCATTTCTTTTACCAACCCCGCCAGGTCGTATTTAGGTTTCCAGCCCAATTGTTGTTGCGCCTTGGTAGGATCACCGATCAGCAGATCCACTTCTGTAGGGCGGTAATAGCGCGCATCCACAGCCACTACTTCTTTGCCAATTTTCACCTGGAAATCAGGATTATTGCAGGCAGTTACCACTCCTACTTCCTTCTCGTCCTTCCCTTTAAATTCAACCTGAATACCTACCTCATTGAAAGCCATGCGCACAAATTCGCGCACAGGAGTAGTTACACCA comes from the Paraflavitalea devenefica genome and includes:
- a CDS encoding tyrosine-protein phosphatase, whose amino-acid sequence is MFSIFRKKNSGSVDLSALGTDMHSHLLPGIDDGSPDGATSLELIKGLQQLGYQQFVTTPHIMWGVHQNDTDSIGNAHRQLQQSLQGERMGVPVRAAAEYFLDDHFDGLLRKDVPLLTIKDNWVLVEFSFVTTPMNVKETLFEMQIKGYKPILAHPERYNYLVSRKQWYDELKEAGCYFQLNLLSLTSYYGKIPQELAQYLIKKKYIDLLGTDLHHQRHLDALRSSSSLMDSVKSLLDSGRILNSSL
- the fcl gene encoding GDP-L-fucose synthase, which produces MNKSDKIYVAGHRGMVGSAIVRKLKGEGFTNLLLRTSGELDLRNQQAVDEFFAKEKPDYVFLGAAKVGGIQANNVYRADFIYENIMIQSNVIHASYVQGVKKLLFLGSSCIYPKLAPQPLKEEYLLTGLLEPTNEPYAIAKIAGIKMCDAYRAQYGCNFISVMPTNLYGPNDNYDLNNSHVLPALIRKFHEAKVNNEPAVVMWGTGNPRREFLHADDLADACYFLMQTYNEEGFVNIGVGEDVTIKELALLIKDIVGYKGEIQHDLSKPDGTPRKLMDVTKLHSMGWKAKTALHAGIQKVYNDFVKAEPVA